The following coding sequences lie in one Onychomys torridus chromosome X, mOncTor1.1, whole genome shotgun sequence genomic window:
- the Ccnb3 gene encoding G2/mitotic-specific cyclin-B3 yields MPPPLLPQSSKVETEKAQCSKIVPSEEDQFEKSGEDNHTTSSPSSQDTVKKRSAFEDLTNGSQSQIVQSKKEDNTELKSHVSKRTSKEMSEITHIKTSKFGLVTSLSNMERQFILDIPTKSKTLTTKEPSVFQKTLVFNEESATEETSLVKKTLQSCACHQETFLVEEPLTLLEETEDYNEFDIEPMTSKRKDKPKEADITEKMIDLKKPVTRKATLTLNATLTSSPLSLKNKYAIPEEKHTIRGKSSFKKKLLEVKMVTSREKSVIRKPVFKKKNPTTEMKSLSQEPSLLQEKYNAQEEATIFKKPWVLQENTNSEDDTEPVGFKGKHTTNEATHTKKLSSFKPVTHEHEPLSFKKSTSKKGAHFQGPSALPDKHMAHVAVSSVEKSLALKKPTTEEEVLHVHIAPALKKWHRMEEAPGMKKHSPLKKQQGLTKKRHLNNPAAQEPVTSEPLSFKSSTTEKEPTSQRPSALQKRHTSPGVLSKLKKLHAPQKRPIEEEPHFTFAPAFKKRHIMEEPASTQKPLTLEMQQTVTQGTVFHLKNPLVLQTATSGAEPLTKEPMPFKKENTDLLKKKCAPHIIPLWPAQSEWLEKFNDPKNLFSKKPGSLRNETITSFQENTASLNEKYSIPQKLPTPMPLASEEKTTSQESGTLNDNKILFCPELVFPGSSADEDPFKFQQSLNLQEKTDRENDSHKKLLNSQDSVSEEESFLRKLFCKDGYPCTEESSQERPIALEQEFVFKKVLEETSSGDVDESSHHSPHFQKFFSTKEEASEEPLNVQEELSIEKMAVLLEPLTTQDNSMKEAFLKKCTDTEAHYKKFLTSQETTSIKEEATLKGPLDSQEKTGAELVTVLKELLVIVKKPNVENVVLTSQEKAPSDAEVFLNEVLELVEKPKIETESTLEKPLALQENPSTQTQVSLKESLALTENPSIEKASFQESWTFDHKPDIEKDDGTRKTLTVEESTETLALNEGLTAADQLFFTDMPALEETTIIDEEAFFKSFLVSHHENNPYVSSNALESQTDNSSAVMPIIESFSPVMNSSPYESDSHDLQLAVGGRQPEIIMLEDSDTVESIEKEDEDLTRNTIYTKEIFTYLKQREEKFIVTKYMDRQLELTSDMRAILVDWLVEVQTSFQMNNETLYLTVKLVDHYLMKAQCKKDHLQLLGSTAYMIAAKLEESYPPSLPEFLYICEDLYQQRDMTSLEMNILKTLNFDINIPTAYNFLRRYASCTHASMKTLTLSRFICEMTLQEYEYVQERPSKDLNSYSMVTCSAMLIAALFTIARKWKQPECPSSDE; encoded by the exons TTCTAAGTTTGGACTTGTCACCTCACTGTCAAACATGGAGAGACAGTTTATTCTGGATATACCCACCAAGTCTAAAACACTAACTACTAAGGAACCATCTGTCTTTCAAAAGACATTAGTTTTCAATGAGGAATCTGCTACTGAAGAGACAAGCCTTGTGAAGAAGACATTACAGAGTTGTGCATGTCATCAGGAGACATTTTTAGTGGAGGAGCCACTAACCTTGCTGGAGGAGACTGAAGATTACAATGAGTTTGATATAGAGCCGATGACTTCGAAAAGGAAGGATAAGCCCAAAGAAGCAGACATCACTGAGAAG ATGATTGATTTAAAGAAGCCTGTCACCAGGAAGGCAACTCTCACCTTGAATGCGACTCTCACCTCAAGTCCATtatctttaaagaataaatatgcTATTCCAGAAGAGAAGCATACTATTCGAGGGAAGAGTTCATTCAAGAAGAAATTATTAGAAGTAAAGATGGTAACAAGTAGAGAGAAGTCAGTAATTAGAAAGCCAGTTTTCAAGAAAAAGAATCCTACCACTGAGATGAAGTCTTTGTCACAGGAGCCCTCTTTACTGCAAGAGAAATATAATGCTCAAGAGGAGGCAACCATCTTTAAGAAGCCATGGGTGttacaagaaaatacaaatagtgAAGATGACACAGAACCAGTTGGATTTAAGGGGAAACATACTACCAATGAAGCAACCCACACAAAAAAGCTATCCTCTTTTAAGCCAGTCACCCATGAACATGAGCCATTGTCCTTTAAGAAGTCTACCTCCAAGAAAGGTGCCCATTTCCAAGGGCCGTCTGCATTACCAGATAAGCACATGGCGCATGTGGCGGTGTCCTCTGTGGAGAAGTCCTTGGCTCTGAAGAAGCCCACTACTGAGGAGGAGGTGTTGCATGTTCACATCGCTCCAGCTTTGAAGAAGTGGCACAGGATGGAAGAAGCCCCTGGCATGAAGAAGCACTCCCCTTTAAAGAAGCAGCAGGGTCTCACTAAAAAGAGACATCTCAATAACCCTGCAGCGCAAGAGCCAGTCACCAGTGAGCCATTGTCCTTTAAGAGCTCTACCACAGAGAAAGAGCCCACTTCCCAGCGTCCGTCTGCATTACAAAAGAGGCACACTAGTCCTGGGGTATTGTCCAAGTTGAAGAAGCTCCATGCCCCACAAAAACGTCCAATTGAGGAGGAGCCACATTTTACATTTGCACCAGCTTTTAAGAAAAGGCACATCATGGAGGAGCCAGCCTCCACCCAGAAGCCTTTAACTTTAGAGATGCAGCAGACTGTTACTCAAGGGACAGTGTTCCATTTAAAAAATCCACTAGTATTACAGACAGCCACTTCAGGAGCAGAGCCACTGACTAAGGAGCCAATgccctttaagaaagaaaatacagatttactgaaaaaaaagtgTGCTCCTCACATAATTCCCCTCTGGCCAGCACAGTCCGAGTGGCTAGAAAAGTTTAATGACCCTAAGAATTTGTTCTCTAAAAAGCCTGGATCACTTAGGAATGAGACTATAACTAGCTTCCAAGAGAATACAGCTTCACTGAATGAAAAGTACTCCATTCCACAGAAACTACCCACCCCAATGCCATTGGCCTCAGAGGAGAAGACCACCAGTCAAGAGTCAGGGACTTTAAATGATAACAAGATACTTTTCTGTCCAGAGTTGGTTTTCCCTGGTAGTTCTGCTGATGAAGATCCATTTAAATTCCAGCAGTCTTTGAACTTGCAAGAGAAGACTGATAGAGAAAATGACTCCCACAAAAAACTGCTCAACTCACAGGACAGTGTTTCCGAAGAAGAGTCCTTTTTAAGAAAGCTCTTTTGTAAGGACGGATATCCTTGTACTGAGGAATCGAGCCAAGAGAGGCCCATTGCTCTAGAGCAGGAATTTGTCTTTAAGAAGGTATTGGAAGAGACTAGCAGTGGTGATGTTGATGAATCTAGTCATCATTCACCACACTTTCAAAAGTTCTTCAGCACTAAGGAGGAGGCCTCTGAGGAACCTTTAAATGTTCAGGAGGAGCTCAGCATAGAGAAGATGGCTGTGCTCCTGGAGCCATTGACCACACAAGATAATTCTATGAAGGAGGCTTTCCTCAAGAAGTGCACTGACACAGAAGCTCACTACAAGAAATTCTTGACCTCGCAGGAGACAACCAGCATCAAGGAAGAGGCAACTCTGAAAGGGCCCTTGGATTCACAGGAGAAGACTGGAGCTGAGTTGGTGACTGTTCTGAAGGAGTTGCTGGTCATAGTGAAGAAGCCCAATGTGGAGAATGTAGTCTTGACCTCTCAGGAGAAAGCACCCAGTGATGCAGAGGTTTTCTTGAATGAAGTATTGGAATTGGTGGAGAAACCTaaaattgagacagagtctacTCTGGAGAAGCCCTTGGCTTTGCAGGAGAACCCTAGCACTCAAACACAGGTGAGCCTGAAGGAGTCATTGGCCTTAACAGAGaatcccagcattgagaaggCAAGCTTCCAGGAGTCTTGGACCTTTGATCATAAGCCTGACATTGAGAAGGATGATGGAACCAGAAAGACATTAACTGTTGAGGAGTCTACAGAGACGTTGGCACTGAACGAGGGACTCACTGCTGCAGACCAGTTGTTCTTCACAGATATGCCAGCTTTGGAAGAGACTACTATTATTGATGAGGAGGCTTTTTTCAAATCATTCCTTGTCTCTCACCATGAGAATAACCCTTATGTGTCCAGCAATGCTTTAGAATCCCAAACAGACAATTCCAGTGCTGTCATGCCCATTATAGAGAGCTTCAGTCCTGTTATGAACTCCAGTCCATATGAATCTGATTCTCATGACCTTCAGTTAGCTGTCGGCGGAAGACAGCCTGAG ATAATCATGCTGGAAGACAGTGACACAGTGGAAAGTATTGAAAAGGAAGATGAGGATCTAACACGCAACACTATATATACCAAGGAAATCTTCACTTActtgaagcagagagag GAAAAGTTCATAGTCACGAAATACATGGACAGACAGTTGGAACTCACCAGTGATATGAGAGCCATTCTTGTGGACTGGTTGGTGGAAGTTCAG ACGTCCTTTCAGATGAATAACGAGACACTGTATTTGACGGTGAAGTTAGTGGATCACTACCTGATGAAGGCACAGTGCAAGAAGGATCACCTACAACTCCTGGGATCCACTGCCTACATGATTGCAGCCAAATTGGAG GAATCCTATCCACCTTCTCTGCCGGAGTTCCTTTACATTTGTGAAGATCTTTATCAGCAGCGTGATATGACTTCCTTGGAAATGAACATCCTGAAAACCCTCAACTTTGACATCAATATTCCTACTGCATATAATTTTCTGCGTAGATATGCTTCG TGTACCCATGCTAGCATGAAGACACTAACCTTGTCCCGCTTCATCTGTGAGATGACCCTGCAGGAATATGAATATGTCCAAGAGAGGCCTTCAAAGGATCTGAATTCATACTCCATGGTTACTTGTTCAGCCATGCTCATAGCtgccctattcacaatagctaggaaatggaaacagcctgaATGTCCCTCAAGTGATGAATAG